DNA sequence from the Pseudophryne corroboree isolate aPseCor3 chromosome 6, aPseCor3.hap2, whole genome shotgun sequence genome:
gatgtccagtagccaagaagccaatccatcctgcacgcaggtgagttcacttcttctcccctctgtccctcgttgcagtgatcctgttgccagcaggactcactgtaaaataaaaaacctaagctaaactttctctaagcagctctttaggagagccacctagaattgcacccttctcggccgggcacaaaaatctaactggcttggaggagggtcatagggggaggagccagtgcacaccacctgatcggaaagctttacttttgtgccctgtctcctgcggagccgctattccccatggtcctttcaggaaccccagcatccactaggacgatagagaaaaaccttTTAGTTATCTTGTATCCTGCAAccttcaattatacccctttcacatcccaaaaataacctggtatcgacccggaatatattgctgggtcgacacaggTCAGTGACCCATTccaaggtcgcctgacccggtaattcaacctgggaaggcTCCTTATCCTGGTATACACCAACTCCTCCAACCTATGATACAAGAAGGGACAGGATCTTTTCCTAGTGCATttagggggctatccaattagccacgatgtGGCGAGCTCCTCCCCCGTTGACTGCTTTCATCGCAGATTATGCTTAACTTTAATGCAGCCCGTCATATGGTGCATTTCTTTGCTGTGAACATATACAACACATTACCATTCCCATGTTGGTTTACgagaaaataaaacataaaaattcaCGAAGGCAGCTTACTAGCAACAACAGAAGAGAATAAAATTCCATTTTATTAGTTACTATTATAATTATTGTCTCTGGAAGTGCAAGATGGTTTTCTGTAAAGCATGAAATGTACGATCAGGATTTCATTTTCCTTTGATGGACTTAAAAATGTAAATGAACAGGTATAAAAATCTGCAAAAAAAATTACTCAGAATTAGTGTTACTGCTAGCAACATATGAAAATATTTACACAGTAGATCCCGTGTGGCGGACGATCTGTTATGTTTTCCTCAGGTCGATTTACATGGAAGCTTGAAAAGAAGTACACAGAACAGGAGCTAGAGCAATGATACtatttaaaagaaataaaaacatGTTAGCTTCCTCAGAGTCTTTCATAATAACAGAGTATAAACAAATGGTCAAAACACGAACGGAAATGCTCCAAGATCAACCTAAAAATCTCAGTCCTGCCATTCCAGAGAAGCCGAGCAAGATGAAAATGACTTTAGGCAGGCGCCATTTGTTAGAGTTCAGCTCGTGTGGCAAGATCTCTAGAAAAGTAATGTAAATAAATGTCCCAGCAGCCAAACCTTCCAGTACACACTGTACCAGGCTGCTCCCACTGGATTCATTCTGCATCACCCCGATCCCTATGCCAATTCCAAGTGGGGACATAAGTGCAAACATGACTATTGAAAGCACAAACCATCGTGTCTGCACATTGCTCTGCATTAAGAGCAAGGACAGGCTCACCGCAATGATACTCTTATGGATGAGAATGGCAACAGCTATCTGTAGGACCTCGGACTGCTCATTCTGTAGTCCAATGGCAATCCCTTCAAAGACCGAATGCAGGGAGAGTGACATCATGAGGATAAAGCAGCGGAAGGACGAGTGAGCATTGAAGTCCACGTGGAAATGGCGCCTGGAGATTTCTACTTCACGATCTAGGCTAGTGTGCGAGTGCTTGTGTGACTGCCCCTGAACGGCTGGAGAATTGGAGGACCCAGATAATAGTGGGGTGGTCTCTTCAGTCATCCCATGACTGCATTCTAGGACAATGCGTTCTACAATGAGAACCAGGAGGACCCCAATCCCCAGGATGAATTCTGGTAGAGGAAAATCGGTCTAAAAATAAAGAGTTAGAAAAATTCAATAGGAATTTACAGGAACAACATTTCAAGCACCTCAAATCTTCATTAAGCTGACATTTATAAAGAATGAAACACAGATAACCCtgcgcaaaaaaaaacaaacatgtaacaaaaggaaaaggagatttatggtagacttatcattgttaactctttctgcgaggtacactgggttccacaggaaaacaatcgggtgtagagtggatcttgatcctgaggcaccaacaggctaaagctttaggttgtcccaggatgcattggggcctccgctgtaaccccacctccaggcactgtgagctcagtttcgttaaccagtccaaagtAGGAgctggcaagagagaaggcagatgttagtcacatagaaccacattctcacaacaggagaagggaccagtggctaatgccatgcaaacctatagaagctaggtgcatcagggtgggcaccctgtggaacccaatgtaccttgcagaaagagttaacaaatggtaagtttaccataactccttttctgcagcaggacacattggtttccacaggaaaacatcgggggatgtcctaaaccagttcctcgagggaggggacgcgccctagcgggtatgagaacccgaagtccaaaggaagcatcctgagaggtggaagtatcaaaggcatagaacctaatgaaattGTTCACCGAGtaccacatagccaccttgcacaattgttctgcggacgcgccacagcgggctgcccaagaaggtccaacagactgagtagaatcgaTTTTAACAGCAGCAGGAGCTTGGAGtctagcctgcgcataagcttgtgcaatcaccattctaatccatctggccaaggttagcTTATTCGcagtccagccacgtttgtggaaaccaaaccgtaaaaaaagggcatctgacctgatataggcagtcctctccacatatatatggagagcccttaggacatccaaagaccgctctttgggggacaaatccgaagagataaagggcggaaccacaatctcttggttaaaggtgaaaagatgacataactttaggtaaataacctgggcgagtttgaAGAACTGGCCGGTCATGATGTAATATCAGAAATGGTGGACGACAGGACTaagcgcctaggtccgacacccttctaggagaggcaatagccaacataaacaggaccttggctgtgagccatttaaaaggttcaaatggagactcttgcagggcattcaggacaacagacaaatcccatgcagCCACTAGAGGGACATAGGGAGTCTGAATccttaacacaccctgagtaaatgtataaaCATCAgtcatagatgcaatttttctctgaaaccacactgacaaggcagatatgtgaaccttgtggaaggccagacgaaggcctaagtccaggctttgttgcaggaaagccaggattctggatgttttgaatatGTACACATCATAGTTctcatcagcacaccaggtgaagtaagaaatccagaccctgtaatagatccggacagatgccggtttgcaggctttcaacatagtttggatgaccacttcagagaatcccttggccctcaggagtgatgcttcaagagccacgtcaccaaagccagtctggccaggtctggatagagacaagggccctgcacGAGAGGTGTGGAtctttagatcgacagtgtctaggtagatagggtttctaggtcgacatgttctaggtcgtgaggtcaaaaggtcgacatgagtttttcatggttttttggtgttgttttctctgtatagtgacagggaagcccaattagtgcaccgcttcgttcgccatgcttcggacaaggtgcaacgctgcgctcggcacaggttactattgccaATTGTATTCCGCGtggaacgttaagtatgaaaaagttcaacaaaaaaaacaaaaacaaaaaaaaaagtatgtccaccttttgacctagaacatgtcgaccttgaaaacatgtggacctagtgactgtcgacctatagtggtcgacctagacctaGTCGATCTTCAGGACGGATCTCCtgcatgaggaggtctggtcgttgaggaagtagatgaGGACacggtcgatagaccctgcaggtatgagaaccaatgcagtctgggccacgccggagcagctagcagtagtattcctctttcttgcttgaacttctgcaagacactggagagaacacgtaaggcagccaaaagttccatggaatgg
Encoded proteins:
- the SLC39A1 gene encoding zinc transporter ZIP1 isoform X1, encoding MEYLLQVKLGCLFGLLLLTLFFGLVPSRIKCFQATAGRETHQMWLSFTSCIAGGVFLSACLLDILPDFLSDMNETMQKLQITTDFPLPEFILGIGVLLVLIVERIVLECSHGMTEETTPLLSGSSNSPAVQGQSHKHSHTSLDREVEISRRHFHVDFNAHSSFRCFILMMSLSLHSVFEGIAIGLQNEQSEVLQIAVAILIHKSIIAVSLSLLLMQSNVQTRWFVLSIVMFALMSPLGIGIGIGVMQNESSGSSLVQCVLEGLAAGTFIYITFLEILPHELNSNKWRLPKVIFILLGFSGMAGLRFLG
- the SLC39A1 gene encoding zinc transporter ZIP1 isoform X2 codes for the protein MQTHQMWLSFTSCIAGGVFLSACLLDILPDFLSDMNETMQKLQITTDFPLPEFILGIGVLLVLIVERIVLECSHGMTEETTPLLSGSSNSPAVQGQSHKHSHTSLDREVEISRRHFHVDFNAHSSFRCFILMMSLSLHSVFEGIAIGLQNEQSEVLQIAVAILIHKSIIAVSLSLLLMQSNVQTRWFVLSIVMFALMSPLGIGIGIGVMQNESSGSSLVQCVLEGLAAGTFIYITFLEILPHELNSNKWRLPKVIFILLGFSGMAGLRFLG